A single region of the Salvia miltiorrhiza cultivar Shanhuang (shh) chromosome 8, IMPLAD_Smil_shh, whole genome shotgun sequence genome encodes:
- the LOC130999813 gene encoding putative disease resistance protein RGA3 has protein sequence MEAAAATAVLKVLVEKLIDLPMKEISQIRGFRKNAEKLAGSLDMIKNFLNDAEMRAITTDAAVKSWLKKLEDVAFDADNVLDEINYHILSKQIKATKPMKAKILTGFSSSVNSIAHPRNMAVKIQEINENLESIKKEATDLGLVVRLAIANEPTLVDASLETDSYTLDPIFIGRDDAVSEIVEMLTNSITTDERAVSIISIVGMGGLGKTTLTRKVFNHLKDENQFGLHIWVHVSRNFDAITLLKTILKNLTPCQVENASKEDILAKLKEALEDKTYLLVLDHVWNEDTSKWEDFINSLLGVSFVKGNAIVVTTRSMTVTSIVNPLHTYELKGLSEEECWSIIKEKTFGKEDVPSEFEAIGRKIAIRCQGLPLAANVVGGVLRIKSEEKWLSVEEKWLSADEGGDNIRKILRLSFDNLSLPLLKKCFAYCVMFPKGYQIIKQELIEMWMAEGFLQADGRDDMESVGEKFINLLLHNSLLQVSKRDIYGNVKKCGMHDLVHDLACSVSSSSNSTGGSSRVRYIILGDNYCGDESNRIPKEMAKSLRTLLIASKADISVNFSDLVTSKGDISDINFSDLVTSKGDISDINFSDLESLHVLHLHSEVKKLPSSIRKLIHLRDFDISKTSIEVLPDWIGEFLHLQTLRVELRWLRKLPSTIKYLINLRHLYINEYTELPMGIGRLTSLQTLTHFPVGDENGCKIEELGSLNNLKGELRILNLKTVHDKEEAWKANLFKKSELLKLRLEWDRYGRREGGTYDEDVLEGLQPHSDLRELEIYNYKGKRFPLWTEKMSVRDAPQGSWVLLNKLMSLTLSNCDKCEEIPMLGHLPNLKSLWLWGLRNLKCINSSFYGMVNKDTRIVFPALEKFTLEHMPKLAEWAEIEISDGSEVKLFPRLQHLEIYMCEQLMSVPSHVSSCLQHLEIGGIGVECLPADWLLSNSETLSYVRIEECPNLREISDRWWGSWGEEESEGRSFTITSLPIFPRLRELIIARLPKLSLETLDAMRRLEVDGHNAASTIHGCNAAPHNIEISRY, from the coding sequence ATGGAAGCAGCAGCTGCTACCGCCGTCCTTAAAGTTCTAGTTGAAAAACTCATCGACCTCCCCATGAAAGAGATCTCTCAAATCCGAGGTTTCCGCAAAAATGCAGAAAAGCTAGCTGGAAGTCTCGACATGATCAAAAATTTCTTGAACGATGCTGAGATGCGTGCCATCACCACCGATGCTGCTGTCAAGAGCTGGTTGAAGAAGCTTGAAGACGTGGCGTTCGATGCTGACAATGTTTTGGATGAAATCAACTATCATATTCTCTCCAAACAAATTAAGGCCACTAAACCCATGAAGGCGAAGATATTAACAGGCTTCTCATCGTCCGTCAATTCTATTGCGCATCCGAGAAATATGGCTGTTAAAATCCAAGAAATCAATGAGAATTTGGAGTCCATTAAGAAAGAGGCCACCGACCTTGGCCTCGTAGTGAGGCTTGCCATTGCCAATGAGCCCACTTTGGTTGATGCTTCTTTGGAAACTGATTCGTACACTCTTGATCCAATTTTTATTGGAAGAGATGATGCTGTGTCGGAAATAGTTGAGATGCTTACCAATAGCATCACAACTGATGAACGCGCAGTTTCCATCATTTCCATTGTCGGGATGGGGGGATTGGGGAAGACGACATTGACTAGGAAAGTTTTCAATCATCTGAAGGATGAGAATCAGTTTGGATTACATATTTGGGTGCATGTTTCCCGAAATTTTGATGCAATAACTCTTTTGAAGACAATTCTCAAGAACTTAACTCCTTGTCAAGTTGAAAATGCGAGCAAGGAAGATATTCTTGCAAAGCTTAAAGAAGCTTTGGAAGATAAAACGTATCTTCTTGTACTTGATCATGTATGGAATGAAGATACTTCCAAATGGGAAGATTTTATCAATTCCTTGTTGGGAGTTAGTTTTGTTAAGGGAAATGCAATTGTTGTTACCACCAGAAGTATGACGGTTACTTCAATTGTGAATCCACTTCATACATATGAGTTGAAAGGCTTATCGGAGGAAGAGTGTTGGTCAATAATCAAAGAAAAAACATTCGGAAAAGAAGATGTTCCGTCAGAATTTGAGGCAATTGGGAGAAAGATAGCAATAAGGTGTCAAGGTTTGCCATTAGCGGCCAACGTAGTTGGGGGAGTGCTGCGCATTAAATCTGAGGAAAAATGGCTTTCAGTCGAGGAGAAATGGCTTTCAGCCGATGAAGGAGGAGATAACATCAGAAAAATATTGAGACTGAGCTTCGATAATTTGTCTTTGCCATTACTTAAGAAGTGCTTCGCTTACTGTGTGATGTTTCCTAAAGGCTACCAAATCATCAAACAAGAACTGATTGAGATGTGGATGGCAGAAGGTTTTCTTCAAGCTGATGGTAGGGATGACATGGAGTCCGTGGGCGAAAAATTTATCAACCTTCTTCTGCACAACTCTTTACTGCAAGTTTCAAAGAGAGATATTTATGGAAATGTAAAGAAGTGTGGCATGCACGATCTTGTGCACGATCTCGCTTGTTCTGTTTCGAGTTCGTCTAACAGTACAGGTGGTAGCAGCCGAGTTCGATACATAATTCTCGGAGACAACTATTGTGGAGACGAATCAAATCGTATCCCAAAAGAAATGGCAAAGTCTTTGCGTACATTACTAATAGCATCCAAAGCTGATATTTCTGTCAACTTCTCAGACTTGGTAACATCCAAAGGTGATATTTCTGATATTAACTTCTCAGACTTGGTGACATCCAAAGGTGATATTTCTGATATCAACTTCTCAGACTTGGAAAGTTTGCATGTTTTACATCTTCACTCTGAAGTTAAAAAGCTGCCAAGTTCGATTCGGAAGTTGATACATTTGAGAGATTTTGACATTTCAAAGACAAGTATTGAAGTTTTGCCGGATTGGATTGGTGAATTCTTACACTTGCAGACGTTGAGAGTAGAGTTAAGATGGTTGAGAAAACTGCCAAGTACCATTAAGTACTTGATTAACTTGAGGCATCTTTATATTAATGAGTATACAGAGTTGCCTATGGGAATTGGGAGATTAACTTCTCTCCAAACGCTAACGCACTTTCCAGTGGGCGACGAGAATGGCTGCAAGATTGAAGAGCTTGGAAGTTTGAATAATCTTAAAGGAGAGTTACGGATTCTCAATCTCAAAACGGTTCATGACAAGGAAGAGGCTTGGAAAGCGAATTTATTCAAAAAGTCAGAACTATTGAAGTTGCGTTTGGAATGGGATAGATATGGCAGAAGAGAAGGTGGAACATATGATGAGGATGTATTGGAAGGCCTTCAACCTCACTCAGATCTGAGGGAGTTAGAGATTTACAATTACAAAGGCAAAAGATTTCCATTATGGACTGAGAAGATGTCAGTTCGAGATGCGCCTCAAGGCTCTTGGGTGCTACTTAACAAGTTGATGTCGTTAACACTCTCGAACTGCGATAAATGTGAAGAGATCCCAATGTTGGGGCACTTGCCCAATCTCAAGTCCCTTTGGTTGTGGGGATTGAGGAATTTGAAGTGTATAAATTCATCATTCTACGGAATGGTGAACAAGGACACACGCATTGTTTTTCCAGCTCTCGAGAAGTTCACATTGGAACACATGCCTAAGCTGGCAGAGTGGGCAGAAATAGAAATTTCGGATGGAAGTGAAGTGAAGCTATTTCCTCGCCTCCAACATTTGGAAATTTACATGTGTGAGCAATTGATGAGTGTTCCAAGTCATGTCTCGTCCTGCCTTCAACATTTGGAAATTGGTGGGATCGGTGTGGAATGTCTGCCAGCTGATTGGTTATTGAGTAATAGCGAGACTCTCTCTTATGTGAGAATAGAGGAGTGCCCGAATTTGAGAGAAATATCAGATAGGTGGTGGGGTTCGTGGGGAGAAGAAGAATCAGAAGGAAGAAGCTTCACAATCACATCCCTCCCTATATTCCCTCGTCTAAGAGAATTGATAATTGCACGCCTTCCTAAGTTAAGTTTGGAGACTCTGGATGCAATGCGGCGCCTCGAAGTTGATGGCCACAATGCGGCGTCTACCATCCATGGATGCAATGCGGCGCCTCACAACATTGAGATTTCTAGATATTAA
- the LOC130997040 gene encoding putative disease resistance protein RGA4 has protein sequence MEGGAAAAVEVLVQNLIDLSKKEISQIRGLHKDAAKLAGSLDVIKNFLKDAETRDITSDAVKSWLKKLENEAFDADNVLDELNYHILSKKIKATNSMKAKVLSCFSSPFNSIARPRKMAVKIQEINENLESFKKEATELGLVAKLENEPTLVNTSIFETDSFTLDPIFIGRDDVESEIVEMLINGITTDERAVSILPIVGMGGLGKTTLTRKVFNRLKDESRFGSHLWVHVSPNFDAITLFKKILNNLTSCQVEIASREDILAKLKEALKDKTYLLVLDDVWNQDGLKWEDFLNSFLGVSCVKGNAIVVTTRNMEVASIVNTLHIHELKGLSEEECWSIIRAKAFGKKDVPSEFEAIGRKIARRCQGLPLAANIVGGVLHNKSEEKWRSIEEKWLSPNEGGDNITKILRLSFDNLSPPLLKKCFAYCAMFPKGSEIIKQELIEMWMAEGFLQADGRDDMESLGEEFINVLLHNSLLQVSERDDEGNVKSCGMHDLVHDLAVSVSNSSNSTGGSSRVRYMILRAHNRGDESSRIPKEMAKSLRTLLITSKADISDVNFSDLESLHVLHLHSEKLPSSIRKLIHLRDFDISKTSIEVLPDWIGEFFHLQTLRANSEYLRKLPSTIKYLIYLRHLYITKWVELPMGIGRLTSLQTLKYFPVGDENGCKIEELGSLNNLKGELRICHLQRVHDKEEAGKANLFKKSKILNLWLIWDQDREGERNDEDVLEGLQPHSHLRKLHIVGFSGSRFPSWTEKMAVRDAPQGSWVILNNLMSLSLKYSRECEEIPMLGHLPNLKSLELNGWSNLKCINSSFYRMLNKDTRFVFPALEKLELWHMPKLAEWAEIEISDGSEVKLFPRLQHLTIYNCSQLKSVPSHVSSCLQHLTIWGIGVECLPADWLLSNSETLSSLSIGLCPNLREISDRWGEEESEGRSFTITYLPKFPRLTFLGIHDCPQLKCVPSHVSSCLQHLSISGIGVECLPADWLLSNSETLSHLRIEECPNLREMSYRCGEEESQGRSFTITSLPKFPRLTLLIIKGVPKLSLETVDAMRRLEVDRRKYINP, from the coding sequence ATGGAaggaggagctgctgctgccgtTGAAGTTCTAGTTCAAAACCTCATCGACCTTTCCAAGAAAGAGATCTCTCAAATCCGAGGTCTCCACAAAGATGCAGCAAAGCTAGCTGGGAGTCTCGACGTGATCAAAAATTTCTTGAAGGATGCCGAGACGCGTGACATCACCAGCGATGCTGTCAAGAGCTGGCTGAAGAAGCTTGAAAACGAGGCGTTCGATGCTGACAATGTTTTGGATGAACTCAACTATCATATTCTCTCCAAAAAAATTAAAGCCACCAACTCCATGAAGGCGAAGGTACTATCATGCTTCTCATCACCCTTCAATTCTATTGCGCGTCCAAGAAAAATGGCTGTTAAAATCCAAGAAATCAATGAGAATTTGGAGTCTTTTAAGAAAGAGGCCACCGAGCTTGGCCTCGTAGCGAAGCTTGAAAATGAGCCCACCTTGGTTAATACTTCTATTTTTGAAACTGATTCATTCACTCTCGATCCAATTTTTATTGGAAGAGATGATGTTGAGTCGGAAATAGTTGAGATGCTTATAAATGGCATCACAACTGATGAACGTGCAGTTTCCATCCTTCCAATTGTCGGGATGGGGGGATTGGGGAAGACGACCTTGACTAGGAAAGTCTTCAATCGTCTGAAGGATGAGAGTCGGTTTGGATCGCATTTGTGGGTGCATGTTTCCCCAAATTTTGATGCAATAACTCTTTTCAAGAAAATTCTCAATAACTTGACATCTTGTCAAGTTGAAATTGCGAGCAGGGAAGATATTCTTGCAAAGCTTAAAGAAGCTTTGAAAGATAAAACTTATCTTCTTGTGCTTGATGATGTATGGAACCAAGATGGTTTGAAATGGGAAGATTTTCTGAATTCTTTTTTGGGAGTTAGTTGTGTCAAGGGAAATGCCATCGTTGTTACTACCAGAAATATGGAGGTGGCTTCAATTGTGAATACACTTCATATACATGAGTTGAAAGGCTTATCGGAGGAAGAGTGTTGGTCGATAATCAGAGCAAAAGCCTTCGGAAAAAAAGATGTTCCATCAGAATTTGAGGCCATTGGGAGAAAGATAGCAAGAAGGTGTCAAGGTTTGCCATTAGCTGCCAACATAGTTGGAGGAGTGCTACACAATAAATCTGAGGAAAAATGGCGTTCAATCGAGGAGAAATGGCTTTCACCAAATGAAGGTGGAGATAATATCACAAAAATATTAAGATTGAGCTTTGATAATTTGTCTCCACCATTACTTAAGAAGTGCTTTGCTTACTGTGCGATGTTTCCTAAAGGCTCTGAAATCATCAAACAAGAATTGATTGAGATGTGGATGGCAGAAGGTTTCCTTCAAGCTGATGGCAGGGATGACATGGAGTCCTTGGGCGAAGAATTTATCAACGTTCTTCTGCACAACTCTTTACTGCAAGTTtcagagagagatgatgaaggaaatGTAAAAAGTTGTGGTATGCACGATCTTGTGCACGATCTCGCTGTTTCTGTTTCAAATTCCTCTAACAGTACAGGTGGTAGCAGCCGAGTTCGATACATGATTCTCAGAGCCCACAATCGTGGAGACGAATCAAGTCGTATCCCAAAAGAAATGGCAAAGTCTTTGCGTACATTACTAATAACATCCAAAGCTGATATTTCTGATGTCAACTTCTCAGACTTGGAAAGTTTGCATGTTTTACATCTTCACTCTGAAAAGCTGCCAAGTTCGATTCGGAAGTTGATACATTTGAGAGATTTTGACATTTCAAAGACAAGTATTGAAGTTTTGCCGGATTGGATTGGTGAATTCTTTCACTTGCAGACGTTGAGAGCAAACTCAGAATATTTGAGAAAACTGCCAAGTACGATTAAGTACTTGATTTACTTGAGGCATCTTTATATTACTAAGTGGGTAGAGTTGCCTATGGGAATTGGGAGATTAACTTCTCTCCAAACGCTAAAGTACTTTCCAGTGGGCGACGAGAATGGCTGCAAAATTGAAGAGCTCGGAAGTTTGAATAATCTTAAAGGAGAGTTACGGATTTGTCATCTTCAAAGGGTTCATGACAAGGAAGAGGCTGGGAAAGCCAATTtattcaaaaagtcaaaaatattgaacttgTGGTTGATATGGGATCAAGACAGAGAAGGTGAAAGAAATGATGAGGATGTATTGGAAGGCCTTCAACCTCACTCACATCTGAGGAAGTTACATATTGTGGGATTCAGTGGCAGTAGGTTTCCATCATGGACTGAGAAGATGGCAGTTCGAGATGCGCCTCAAGGCTCTTGGGTGATACTTAACAACTTAATGTCGTTATCACTCAAGTACAGCCGAGAATGTGAAGAGATCCCAATGTTGGGGCACTTGCCCAATCTCAAGTCCCTTGAGTTGAATGGATGGAGCAATTTGAAGTGTATAAATTCATCATTCTACCGAATGCTGAACAAGGACACACGCTTTGTTTTTCCAGCTCTAGAAAAGCTCGAATTGTGGCATATGCCTAAGCTGGCAGAGTGGGCAGAAATAGAAATTTCGGATGGAAGTGAAGTGAAGCTATTTCCTCGCCTCCAACATTTGACAATTTATAATTGCTCGCAATTGAAGAGTGTTCCAAGTCATGTCTCGTCATGCCTTCAACATCTGACCATTTGGGGGATCGGTGTGGAATGTCTGCCAGCTGATTGGTTATTGAGTAACAGCGAGACTCTCTCTTCTTTGTCGATAGGTTTGTGCCCGAATTTGAGAGAAATATCAGATAGGTGGGGAGAAGAAGAATCAGAAGGAAGAAGCTTCACAATCACATACCTCCCTAAATTCCCTCGTCTAACATTTTTGGGAATTCATGATTGCCCGCAATTGAAGTGTGTTCCAAGTCATGTCTCGTCATGCCTTCAACATTTGTCAATTAGTGGGATCGGTGTGGAATGTCTGCCAGCTGATTGGTTATTGAGTAACAGCGAGACTCTCTCTCATTTGAGAATAGAGGAGTGCCCGAATTTGAGAGAAATGTCATATAGGTGCGGAGAAGAAGAATCACAAGGAAGAAGCTTCACAATCACATCCCTCCCTAAATTCCCTCGTCTAACACTTTTGATAATCAAAGGCGTTCCTAAATTAAGTTTGGAGACTGTGGATGCAATGCGGCGCCTCGAAGTTGATCGCCGCAAATACATTAACCCGTGA
- the LOC130997041 gene encoding putative disease resistance protein RGA3 has product MEGGAATDVLQVLVQNLIDLSKKEISQIRGLDKDAAKLAGSLDMIKNFLNDAETRNITNEAVKCWLKKLENEAFDADNVLDELNYHILSKKIKASKPMKAKVLSRFSSPFNSIARPRKMAVRIQEINENLESIKKEATDLGLVARLAIEPTLVDAAIFETDSFTLDPIFIGRDDIASEIVGMLTNSITTDDGSVSILAIVGMGGLGKTTLTRKVFNCLKNETRFGLHIWVHVSPNFDPIILFKKILKEVSQQNKQLPSNQVESSSKQDILSKPDQVEIESKQDILSELQKALKDKTYLLILDDVWNQDVSKWEGFMNSLLGVSGCVKGNAIIVTTRNMEVASIVNTIHIHELKGLSEEECWSIIRAKAFGKKDVPSEFEAIGRKIARRCQGLPLAANIVGGVLHDKSEDKWRSIEEKWLSPKEGGDNITKILRLSFDNLSPPFLKKCFAYCAMFPKGSEIMKQELIEKIFNYKGKRFPLWTEKMSVRDALQGSWVLLNNLMSLRLWYCRKSEEIPMLGHLPNLKSLGLIGLRNLKCINSSFYGMVNKDTRIVFPALERLELKDMPKLEEWAEIEISDGSEVKLFPRLRYLEIKWCEQLMSVPSHVSSSCLESLTIGKIGVECLPADWLLSNSETLSYLRIEGCLNLREISDRCGEEESEGRSFPITSLPNFPRLTTLTIEDVPELSLETVNAMRRLQIDGYKHIDP; this is encoded by the coding sequence ATGGAAGGAGGAGCTGCTACCGACGTCCTTCAAGTTCTAGTTCAAAACCTCATCGACCTCTCCAAGAAAGAGATCTCTCAGATCCGAGGTCTCGACAAAGATGCAGCAAAGCTAGCTGGGAGTCTCGACATGATCAAAAATTTCCTGAACGATGCCGAGACGCGTAACATCACCAACGAAGCTGTCAAGTGCTGGCTGAAGAAGCTTGAAAACGAGGCGTTCGATGCTGACAATGTTTTGGATGAGCTCAACTATCATATTCTCTCCAAAAAAATTAAGGCCTCCAAACCCATGAAGGCGAAGGTACTATCACGCTTCTCATCACCCTTCAATTCCATTGCGCGTCCAAGAAAAATGGCTGTTAGAATCCAAGAAATCAATGAGAATTTGGAGTCCATTAAGAAAGAGGCCACCGATCTTGGCCTCGTAGCAAGGCTTGCCATTGAGCCCACTTTGGTTGACGCTGCTATTTTTGAAACTGATTCATTCACTCTTGATCCTATTTTCATTGGAAGAGATGATATTGCATCAGAAATAGTTGGGATGCTTACCAATAGCATCACAACTGATGATGGATCAGTTTCAATCCTTGCCATTGTCGGGATGGGAGGATTGGGAAAGACAACATTGACTAGGAAAGTCTTCAATTGTCTAAAGAATGAGACTCGGTTTGGATTACATATTTGGGTGCATGTTTCTCCAAATTTTGATCCAATCATTCTTTTCAAGAAAATTCTCAAAGAGGTTTCCCAACAAAACAAACAGTTGCCTTCTAATCAAGTTGAAAGTTCTAGTAAACAGGATATTCTTTCAAAGCCTGATCAAGTTGAAATTGAGAGTAAGCAAGACATTCTTTCAGAGCTTCAAAAGGCTTTGAAAGATAAGACTTATCTTCTTATTCTTGATGATGTATGGAATCAAGATGTTTCAAAATGGGAAGGTTTTATGAATTCCTTGTTGGGAGTTAGTGGTTGTGTCAAGGGAAATGCCATCATTGTTACCACCAGAAATATGGAGGTGGCTTCAATTGTAAATACAATTCATATACATGAGTTGAAAGGCTTATCGGAGGAAGAGTGTTGGTCAATAATCAGAGCAAAAGCCTTTGGAAAAAAAGATGTTCCATCAGAATTTGAGGCCATTGGGAGAAAGATTGCAAGAAGGTGTCAAGGTTTGCCATTAGCTGCCAACATAGTTGGGGGAGTGCTGCACGATAAATCTGAGGATAAATGGCGTTCAATCGAGGAGAAATGGCTTTCACCAAAAGAAGGCGGAGATAATATCACAAAAATATTAAGATTGAGCTTTGATAATTTGTCTCCGCCATTCCTTAAGAAGTGCTTCGCATACTGTGCGATGTTTCCTAAAGGCTCTGAAATCATGAAACAAGAATTGATTGAGAAGATTTTCAATTACAAAGGCAAAAGATTTCCATTATGGACTGAGAAGATGTCAGTTCGAGATGCGCTTCAAGGCTCTTGGGTCCTACTTAACAACTTAATGTCATTAAGACTCTGGTACTGCAGAAAATCTGAAGAGATCCCAATGTTGGGGCACTTGCCCAATCTAAAGTCCCTTGGGCTGATAGGATTGAGAAATTTGAAGTGTATAAATTCATCATTCTACGGAATGGTGAACAAGGACACACGCATTGTTTTTCCAGCTCTCGAGAGGTTGGAATTGAAAGACATGCCTAAGCTGGAAGAGTGGGCAGAAATAGAAATTTCGGATGGAAGTGAAGTGAAGCTATTTCCTCGCCTCCGATATTTGGAAATTAAGTGGTGTGAGCAATTGATGAGTGTTCCAAGTCATGTCTCGTCATCATGCCTTGAAAGTCTGACGATTGGGAAGATCGGTGTGGAATGTCTGCCAGCTGATTGGTTATTGAGTAACAGCGAGACTCTCTCTTATTTGCGAATAGAGGGCTGCCTGAATTTGAGAGAAATATCAGATAGGTGTGGAGAAGAAGAATCAGAAGGAAGAAGCTTCCCAATCACATCCCTCCCTAATTTCCCTCGTCTAACAACTTTGACAATTGAAGACGTTCCTGAGTTAAGTTTGGAGACTGTGAATGCAATGCGGCGCCTCCAAATAGATGGCTACAAACACATTGACCCGTGA